A portion of the Oxynema aestuarii AP17 genome contains these proteins:
- a CDS encoding YggT family protein, translating to MSSAAIASWIVGPILLVMTLLFILRIVLTWYPQVELNKLPWNLIAWPTEPFLIPTRKLIPPLGGVDITPILWVGIFSLLRELLLGQQGIITMMM from the coding sequence ATGAGTTCAGCAGCGATCGCCTCTTGGATTGTCGGCCCCATTTTACTGGTCATGACCTTACTGTTCATCTTACGGATCGTCCTCACCTGGTATCCACAAGTCGAACTCAACAAACTCCCCTGGAATCTGATCGCCTGGCCCACCGAACCCTTTTTAATTCCCACGCGCAAACTCATCCCTCCCCTCGGCGGCGTCGATATTACCCCCATTCTCTGGGTCGGCATTTTCAGCTTGCTGCGCGAACTGCTGCTGGGTCAGCAAGGGATTATCACCATGATGATGTAG
- the accC gene encoding acetyl-CoA carboxylase biotin carboxylase subunit, translated as MQFSKILIANRGEIALRILRTCEEIGIATVAVHSTVDAQALHVQLADEAVCIGEAPSSKSYLNIPNIISAALTHNATAIHPGYGFLAENARFAEICADHQISFIGPTPDAIRAMGDKSTAKETMQRAGVPTVPGSNGLLTDEKQALSVARKIGYPVIIKATAGGGGRGMRLVRSESELPKSFAAAQGEAEAAFGNAGVYMEKFVERPRHIEFQILADNYGNVIHLGERECSIQRRHQKLLEEAPSPALTPELREKMGYAAVQAAKSIHYTGAGTVEFLLDASGEFYFMEMNTRIQVEHPVTEMITGLDLIAEQLRIAQGEKLQLTQEQVQLRGHAIECRVNAEDPDRNFRPHPGRISGYLPPGGPGVRMDSHVYTDYEIPPYYDSLIGKLIVWAPDRPSAICRMRRALRECAITGLPTTIPFHQRILENDDFCRGDVYTNFVEQLMSKE; from the coding sequence ATGCAATTTTCTAAAATTCTGATTGCCAACCGAGGCGAAATCGCCCTTCGCATCCTCCGCACCTGCGAAGAAATAGGGATTGCTACTGTTGCCGTTCACTCCACCGTTGACGCCCAAGCCCTGCACGTCCAACTCGCTGACGAAGCAGTTTGCATCGGCGAAGCCCCCAGCAGCAAAAGCTATCTCAATATCCCCAATATCATCTCTGCCGCCCTGACCCACAACGCCACCGCCATTCATCCCGGTTACGGCTTTTTAGCAGAAAACGCGCGCTTTGCCGAAATTTGCGCCGACCATCAAATCTCCTTCATCGGTCCGACCCCCGACGCCATCCGGGCGATGGGCGACAAATCCACTGCTAAAGAAACCATGCAACGGGCGGGGGTTCCCACGGTTCCCGGTAGTAACGGCTTGCTCACCGACGAAAAACAAGCCCTGTCCGTCGCCCGTAAAATCGGCTATCCGGTGATTATCAAAGCCACCGCCGGGGGGGGCGGTCGCGGGATGCGTCTGGTCAGAAGTGAAAGCGAATTGCCGAAATCATTTGCCGCCGCCCAAGGGGAAGCGGAAGCGGCGTTTGGCAATGCGGGGGTTTATATGGAGAAGTTCGTCGAACGCCCCCGTCATATCGAGTTCCAAATCCTCGCGGACAATTACGGCAATGTCATTCACCTCGGCGAACGGGAATGTTCGATCCAGCGACGGCACCAAAAATTACTCGAAGAAGCTCCCAGTCCGGCATTAACGCCGGAATTGCGCGAAAAAATGGGTTATGCGGCGGTTCAAGCGGCGAAATCGATTCATTACACCGGGGCGGGAACGGTGGAATTTCTCCTCGATGCGTCGGGAGAGTTCTATTTTATGGAGATGAACACCCGGATTCAGGTGGAACATCCGGTGACGGAAATGATTACGGGGTTGGATTTGATTGCCGAACAGTTGAGAATTGCCCAAGGGGAGAAGTTGCAGTTGACCCAAGAGCAGGTGCAGTTAAGGGGTCACGCGATCGAATGTCGGGTGAATGCGGAAGATCCCGATCGCAACTTCCGGCCCCATCCGGGACGTATTAGCGGCTATTTGCCCCCGGGAGGTCCGGGAGTACGGATGGATTCCCACGTCTATACGGATTATGAGATTCCGCCTTACTACGATTCTCTGATTGGGAAGTTAATTGTCTGGGCGCCCGATCGCCCCTCGGCTATCTGCCGCATGAGACGGGCGTTACGGGAATGTGCGATCACGGGATTACCGACGACGATTCCTTTTCACCAACGGATTCTCGAAAATGACGATTTCTGTCGGGGAGATGTGTATACCAATTTTGTAGAGCAATTGATGAGTAAAGAGTAG
- the clpB gene encoding ATP-dependent chaperone ClpB, translating to MQPNNPNLFTEKAWAAIAATPDLAKQAQQQELQSEHLMKSLLDGAGLAANIFNKAGVPVQQLRDRTEQFINRQPKVSGSSSVFLGRSLDTLLDRADEYRKAYKDEYISIEHLVLGFLKDDRFGKALYQEFQLDEQKLKTTIAQVRGSQKVTDQNPEGKYQALEKYGRDLTEAARQGKLDPVIGRDDEIRRTIQILSRRTKNNPVLIGEPGVGKTAIAEGLAQRIIAGDVPQSLKDRRLIALDMGALIAGAKFRGEFEERLKAVLKEVTDSNGNVILFIDEIHTVVGAGATQGAMDAGNLLKPMLARGELRCIGATTLDEYRKYVEKDAALERRFQQVYVDQPSVTDTISILRGLKERYEVHHGVKISDNALVAAASLSSRYISDRFLPDKAIDLVDEAAAKLKMEITSKPEELDEIDRKIVQLEMERLSLKNETDTASQDRLKLLDKEIENLKEHQRTLNSQWESEKDTIENIQTIKEEIDRVNIEIQQAERSYDLNRAAELKYGKLNELQKQLENAEGQLEANQKGGQTLLREEVTESDIAEIISKWTGIPISKLVESEKEKLLHLEEELHQRVVGQEEAVTAVADAIQRSRAGLADPNRPVASFIFLGPTGVGKTELAKALAAYLFDTEEAMVRIDMSEYMEKHAVSRLIGAPPGYVGYEEGGQLSETIRRRPYAVILFDEIEKAHPDVFNIMLQILDDGRITDAQGHTVDFKNAVIIMTSNIGSQYILDLAGDDSRYEEMRSRVMDAMRGNFRPEFLNRIDEVVIFHSLQKHQLRQIVELQLGRLAQRLADRKMSIQLSEGAIDFLAEVGYDPVYGARPLKRAIQRELETQIAKAILRAEFNDGDTIFVDVENERLSFKRLPSELVTTAR from the coding sequence CGCAGTCTCGACACTCTCCTCGATCGCGCCGACGAGTATCGTAAAGCCTATAAAGACGAATACATTTCCATCGAACACCTCGTCTTAGGCTTTCTCAAAGACGATCGCTTCGGAAAAGCACTCTATCAAGAATTTCAACTCGACGAACAAAAACTCAAAACCACGATCGCCCAAGTGCGAGGGAGCCAAAAAGTGACCGATCAAAATCCCGAAGGGAAATACCAAGCCTTAGAAAAATATGGCCGCGATCTCACCGAAGCCGCGCGTCAAGGTAAACTCGACCCCGTGATCGGTAGAGACGACGAAATTCGGCGGACTATTCAAATTCTCTCCCGGCGAACCAAAAATAACCCCGTCCTCATCGGCGAACCCGGCGTCGGTAAAACCGCGATCGCCGAAGGACTCGCCCAACGCATCATCGCCGGAGATGTCCCCCAATCCCTCAAAGACCGTCGCCTGATCGCCCTCGACATGGGCGCCCTCATCGCCGGGGCTAAATTTCGTGGCGAATTCGAGGAACGCCTCAAAGCCGTCCTCAAAGAAGTCACCGACTCCAACGGGAATGTCATCCTATTTATCGACGAAATTCACACCGTCGTCGGCGCCGGAGCTACCCAAGGGGCGATGGATGCGGGGAACTTGCTCAAACCGATGCTCGCTAGGGGCGAACTGCGCTGTATCGGCGCCACGACTCTAGACGAATATCGCAAATACGTCGAAAAAGACGCCGCCTTAGAACGCCGTTTCCAACAGGTTTACGTCGATCAACCTTCCGTCACCGACACGATCTCGATCTTGCGCGGTTTGAAAGAACGCTACGAAGTTCACCACGGCGTTAAAATTTCCGATAACGCCCTCGTCGCCGCCGCGTCTCTGTCCAGTCGCTACATCAGCGATCGCTTTCTCCCGGATAAGGCGATCGACCTCGTAGACGAAGCCGCCGCTAAACTCAAAATGGAGATTACCTCCAAACCCGAAGAACTCGACGAGATCGATCGCAAAATCGTCCAACTGGAAATGGAGAGGCTATCGTTAAAAAACGAAACCGACACCGCCTCCCAAGACCGCCTCAAACTCCTCGACAAAGAGATCGAAAACCTCAAAGAACACCAACGCACCCTCAACAGTCAGTGGGAATCGGAAAAAGACACGATCGAAAACATTCAAACCATTAAAGAAGAAATCGATCGCGTCAACATCGAAATTCAACAAGCGGAACGCAGCTACGACCTCAACCGCGCCGCCGAGCTCAAATACGGCAAACTCAACGAGTTACAAAAACAACTCGAAAACGCCGAAGGACAACTCGAAGCCAATCAAAAAGGCGGTCAAACCCTGCTGCGCGAAGAAGTCACCGAATCCGACATCGCCGAAATTATTTCTAAATGGACCGGAATTCCGATTAGTAAATTAGTCGAATCGGAAAAAGAAAAACTCCTGCACCTCGAAGAGGAACTACACCAGCGCGTTGTCGGTCAGGAAGAAGCGGTAACCGCCGTCGCCGACGCGATCCAGCGATCGCGCGCCGGACTCGCCGACCCCAATCGTCCCGTCGCCAGCTTTATCTTCCTCGGACCGACCGGGGTAGGGAAAACGGAACTCGCCAAAGCCCTCGCCGCCTATTTATTCGATACCGAAGAGGCGATGGTCCGCATCGACATGTCGGAATATATGGAGAAACACGCCGTTTCCCGCTTGATTGGCGCGCCTCCGGGATATGTCGGTTATGAAGAAGGCGGACAACTCAGCGAAACGATCCGGCGCCGTCCTTATGCGGTGATTCTGTTCGACGAAATCGAGAAAGCGCACCCCGACGTGTTTAATATCATGCTGCAAATTCTCGATGACGGACGCATCACCGACGCCCAAGGTCACACGGTGGACTTCAAAAATGCCGTGATTATCATGACCAGTAATATCGGGTCTCAGTACATTCTCGATCTGGCGGGGGACGATTCTCGGTACGAAGAAATGCGATCGCGGGTTATGGACGCCATGCGCGGCAATTTCCGCCCCGAATTCCTCAATCGTATCGATGAAGTTGTGATTTTCCACAGTTTGCAGAAACATCAATTGCGTCAAATAGTCGAACTCCAACTCGGTCGCTTGGCGCAACGCTTGGCGGACCGCAAGATGTCGATTCAACTCTCGGAAGGGGCGATCGATTTCTTGGCGGAAGTTGGCTACGACCCCGTTTACGGCGCCCGTCCCCTCAAACGCGCCATCCAACGGGAGTTGGAAACCCAAATTGCTAAAGCGATTCTACGCGCCGAATTTAACGACGGCGACACGATCTTTGTCGATGTCGAAAATGAACGCCTCTCGTTCAAACGTCTCCCGTCGGAGTTGGTGACGACTGCTCGTTAA
- a CDS encoding photosystem II reaction center X protein encodes MTPSLANLFWSLFWGALVLGAIFGGLFFISQKDKIQRRS; translated from the coding sequence ATGACACCTTCTTTAGCGAATTTATTTTGGAGTCTGTTTTGGGGCGCTTTAGTTTTAGGCGCGATCTTCGGCGGTTTGTTCTTCATCAGCCAAAAAGACAAAATTCAACGCCGTTCCTAA